A DNA window from Zingiber officinale cultivar Zhangliang chromosome 3A, Zo_v1.1, whole genome shotgun sequence contains the following coding sequences:
- the LOC122051437 gene encoding probable glycosyltransferase STELLO1, which produces MLVQDRSPPSSKPASLPASGLPYAVAHGRRFSPAKSLDFSTWASENLYKILFVCFLALTVVSIFFLRSSGDVAALLCFEKSSGSASSVSSRIPYPEVSWLSVPPIKPLDLSAASFASFRSDRWIVVSVSDYPTDSLRALTRIKGWQLLAVGNSATPADWSLKGAIFLSLDQQAGLGFRTVDFLPYHSYVRKSIGYLFAIQHGAKVIFDADDRAEVLGADLAHHFDVDLAGEETATKHPVLLQYSHADPNRTVVNPYIHFGQRSVWPRGLPLESVGEVGHEEFYTMVFGGRQFIQQGLSNGLPDVDSVFYFTRKSSGLEIFDIHFDEEAPKVALPQGLMAPVNSFNTIFHTQAFWGLMLPVSVSSMASDVLRGYWAQRILWEIGGFMAVYPPTIHRVDTAEGYPFIEEKDLHVNVDRLIKFLVSWRSNKRTLFERILHLSYAMAEEGFWTLQDVQFTAAWLQDLLAIGYQQPRLMSLELDRPRANIGEGDTRKFIPKKLPSVHLGVEEVGTVNYEIGNLIRWRKYFGNVVLIMYCSVPVDRIALEWRLLYGRIFKTVVILSEQSDPGLAVEYGQISEAYKYLPKVFNKFQEAEGFLFLQDDMILNYWNLLQADKTKLWITNKVPESWVSISTDGNDTDWHVSQTNLVKKIADNFPVHLQTSYKESVTEGKLLICSSEIFYIPQRFVTDFSDLVGIVGDLHIHHRIAMPVFFLAMDSQENFDSKALATVVYRTRPQANDSFMSSYTAQAPAVYPLKVRNEYDFIKLIRAMASGDPLLLELV; this is translated from the exons ATGTTAGTCCAAGATCGGTCTCCGCCTTCTTCCAAGCCTGCTTCTTTGCCTGCTTCTGGACTACCCTACGCTGTCGCCCATGGCCGCCGCTTTAGCCCGGCGAAAAGCCTCGATTTTTCCACCTGGGCCTCCGAAAACCTCTACAAGATCCTCTTTGTCTGCTTCCTGGCCCTTACCGTGGTCTCTATCTTCttcctccgaagctccggcgacgTCGCCGCACTCCTCTGCTTCGAGAAATCCTCTGGCTCCGCTTCGTCGGTGTCTTCGCGGATCCCTTACCCAGAGGTCTCCTGGTTGTCCGTTCCCCCCATCAAGCCGCTTGACCTCTCCGCCGCGTCCTTCGCTTCATTCCGTTCCGATCGGTGGATCGTTGTGTCAGTTTCCGACTATCCAACCGACTCCCTCCGCGCGCTGACCAGGATCAAGGGGTGGCAGCTCCTCGCCGTGGGAAACTCCGCCACGCCGGCTGATTGGTCCCTCAAAGGTGCAATCTTTCTCTCCCTGGATCAGCAGGCCGGTCTTGGCTTCCGCACCGTCGACTTCCTCCCCTACCACTCTTATGTTCGGAAGAGCATCGGCTACCTGTTCGCCATTCAGCATGGTGCCAAAGTGATCTTTGACGCGGACGACCGCGCCGAGGTCCTTGGCGCCGATCTTGCCCACCACTTTGATGTGGACCTTGCGGGCGAGGAGACAGCAACCAAGCACCCTGTCCTCCTGCAGTACAGCCATGCCGACCCTAACCGGACTGTCGTAAACCCTTACATTCACTTTGGGCAGCGATCAGTGTGGCCGAGAGGACTACCATTGGAGAGTGTTGGAGAAGTTGGGCATGAAGAGTTCTACACAATGGTGTTTGGTGGCCGACAATTCATCCAACAGGGCCTCTCCAATGGCCTTCCTGATGTGGATTCTGTCTTCTACTTCACCCGCAAGTCTTCGGGCTTGGAGATATTCGACATTCATTTTGACGAGGAAGCACCCAAGGTAGCTTTGCCTCAGGGTCTAATGGCGCCCGTCAACTCATTCAATACTATCTTCCACACACAAGCATTCTGGGGCCTCATGCTACCTGTCTCTGTGAGCTCGATGGCATCGGATGTGCTAAGGGGCTATTGGGCACAAAGAATCCTATGGGAGATTGGTGGGTTTATGGCTGTCTATCCACCAACCATCCACCGGGTAGACACGGCTGAGGGGTATCCTTTCATAGAAGAGAAGGACCTCCATGTTAATGTTGATCGTCTGATCAAGTTTTTGGTATCCTGGAGATCAAACAAGCGCACACTGTTTGAGAGGATCTTGCATTTGAGTTATGCAATGGCAGAAGAAGGGTTCTGGACATTGCAGGACGTGCAGTTCACAGCTGCCTGGTTGCAGGACTTGCTTGCCATCGGGTATCAGCAACCAAGGCTTATGTCATTGGAATTGGACCGACCTCGAGCAAACATCGGAGAGGGAGATACCAGGAAGTTCATTCCTAAGAAACTACCTTCAGTGCACCTTGGAGTGGAGGAGGTCGGGACAGTTAATTATGAGATTGGCAATCTCATAAGGTGGAGAAAATATTTTGGAAATGTTGTTCTTATCATGTATTGCAGTGTGCCTGTGGATCGAATTGCCCTAGAGTGGAGACTGCTCTATGGAAGGATATTCAAAACAGTGGTAATTCTTTCAGAACAGAGTGACCCAGGTCTTGCTGTGGAATATGGGCAAATCTCTGAAGCATACAA GTATTTGCCGAAGGTCTTCAACAAATTTCAAGAAGCAGAAGGATTTCTCTTCCTTCAAGATGATATGATTCTTAATTATTGGAACTTGCTTCAAGCCGACAAGACGAAGCTATGGATAACAAACAAG GTTCCTGAATCATGGGTTTCAATTTCTACTGATGGAAATGATACAGATTGGCATGTCAGTCAAACAAATTTAGTTAAGAAAATTGCAGACAATTTCCCAGTTCATCTTCAGACAAGTTATAAAGAAAGTGTGACCGAGGGGAAGCTACTCATTTGCAGCAGTGAGATATTCTACATTCCCCAAAGATTTGTTACTGACTTCTCCGACCTTGTGGGCATCGTCGGAGATCTCCATATTCATCACCGGATTGCCATGCCAGTGTTTTTCCTCGCAATGGATtcacaagaaaattttgattccaAAGCTCTGGCAACAGTTGTTTATAGGACACGACCACAGGCAAACGATTCATTTATGAGCTCTTACACCGCCCAAGCTCCTGCCGTCTATCCGCTGAAGGTGCGCAACGAGTATGATTTTATCAAACTAATAAGAGCGATGGCTTCAGGGGATCCCCTTTTGCTGGAGCTGGTATGA